The Nematostella vectensis chromosome 6, jaNemVect1.1, whole genome shotgun sequence region ggaaggaaggaaagGGTCACAATAGCTAAAATTAGACTTGCTAATATGTATgtttgcaagaaaaaaaagtttggaAATACCCCAAGAGATGAAAATGGGTCAGATTCTTATGTGAAATTCTGGGTGAAGGGTTTGGATTGAGAGACTTTAAACTCGGATTTCCCCTGTAAGAAAACTTCTTTATCAATAAACTTCAAACTATGCAGCCAATGCTTCTCAGTAAAACTCAAGCAGCAGGCTTCACCTGTGTAGAGGAAGGCTTGCTGTGTTGTATTCTGTATTTCTGTCTGTACATTCTGAGTTGTTGCAGGGACTGCTTCATGAAGGATTGCTGGTACTAGAAGGGGGAAAAACAGAAGAATCATGTGATTGCTATCAAAAGATATAtactacaaaaaaacatgatgtTGAATGGATGCTTACAATCATCAATTCCCTCTCCTCCTTTCCCACACTCTCTATTGAAGAGTCTTATTCCTGTAACTATCAGTGTCAGCTCATTAAGTTGACGTTCTTTGTCTCTCTTGGTCAAGGACATGAACGTTCCCAGCTCAGTCTGTGGGAACACACTCTGAAGTGCAGCTAAACAtgatgaaatgaaaaaaaaattattgaatgCACAACATATATAAaggagaattaaaaaaaaaaaaacaagaagaaaAGATTTCTCTCCATCAGACTGGTTTATACCTGTTGCTTCCCTGACAACTCCGATGTCTGTTGGAGAGCCAAGACCTGATCTGAGTAGCACGCAGGAAACAATTTTACGGTACAATGCTGGAAAAGGAGAAATAGATTAGGTTGATAAACAGGCATTTTTTTCCCCTGCGTATGATGTCTAGTCAAGTTGATGCATACACATCCACAAAAATCAACGAAGCTTACCTTCAAGTTCATCCCTTGTTCTGGCTCTGCTGTCTGTGATTTCTCGGATAACTGGCGAGAGACGCTGTTCCAAAACACGACGATGCTCTTCAAGGAAGTCGCCTATTCATGAACATACAGTTAGGCAATTAGCACTAAccattgtttaaaaaatatgtgAGATGCCTTTTTCAGCTACTATACTGTCATTCTACTTACTTCTACTGGTATAGTTCATATCAAAATAGACTTGCATCTTCACAGTATCTAGAGCTGGTGAGTTGGAGTCCAACAACCTTGCAACGCATAGCTTGAAACACAAACTTATATTAGTAAACTAACATTCAATTCTGAACCATACAAGGAGGAAACACAATGGGCAGCTCTTACCTTTATTAGTTTTTGTACATCATCTTTAGTTAATGTGCGATCAACATTAAACTCGTTATCAGGGTCTAATACAACTGCTTTCACCTAAAATGATCAGATTTTAAAAACATCAGCACATCTATAGGATTGGTTTGCTACATTTGTTATAGGAGGATATTACAAGGTTGCACATGGATATAAATTATAGCTTCAAGTGTTGAGATTATCTCAAACGAGTAAGTGCAGTGCAGCGAAGCGAACAAGTGATAAGATATCAGCACGAGAAGATAAAACTATACCCACAAGCAGCCATGAATGTTCTGTTTATTAATGAGATCTTATATGAGACAAAAATAAAGCATGGGGTGGGAGCATCACAAAgagatacaaaaaaaaaaaaacaaagggtgAGCTTAGgcaaagtaaaaataaacatatgTTTCCCATCCCCACCCACGTCTTTTTTTAAGGCCgctttaaaattattattatttgttatttttaaccaaaagcatataaaacaagaaataaacTGTGCTACCGATTTTGAAAACATTGCAGAGGAGCTCAAAACTTTAGTTTATGTAATATATGACTATGTGAGTTGTATAGTTTATGTATATTTATAAACATTTAATATTTCACCTAAGAATCACGCAAAATTCCTGCTATATCTTGAGAATAGTGTAAATACACCTTGTCATCGACattaagaaataaaatgaaaagcaGCCCACCTGCTAGAATTTGTAACGAAAAGCTATTTAGAGTTTCTATAGGCTTTATTGCGGATTCGTGGTCGATTCGTTTGTCTTATTTATGCTCAGTTTATTTTACAAACTGACCCTGGTTGTCATATATCTATACTCTGATATCGGGGCACGTGGGGGAGCAGTGACTCATTGCATAACAAAATCACTAGTAACAAATCACTAACTGAACATAACAATATTGTTACAGAATTGTTACTAAAATCCGGACgggaaactttttttttcttggcctTAACACCCTTGGTTCCTGAACACATCTTCTCTGATGAACTCCCTTTCTAAACCCTCTTTATCCTGATGTCTGCACTAGAACTGATGTGTGTAAGAGAAACAGCAGAGTTAAAACAAATAACACAGGATTACTGCAATATTCCTACAAAATATCAAGACCTTTAGGTGgtcactgttctattttttggGGAAATGAAGGATATTACCCAATGAGATAGATTAACAAAAACACTGGGAGTACTTATTTGGTGTCTGTGTAAATGACATATTTTCGCTGTTTGATCAAAACTAGGATAGTGTATTTATCCAGTCTTGTATTATCTAACTTTCCCTTGATAATAAAATGGATTTTATACATCATAATACACAATCTGAATATCACAGTTTCGTTGGTTTAGTAAAAAGTCTTAGATACCTTCATCCTCTTACCATAAAGGCTACCAATGTTTCCGACACGGCTTGTCCCTTATTTGCACATTCTTGGGCAATTTCCCTGATGATATTCTTTATAACGCTTTCGGCTTGTGCTCTAGACATTTTGTCGTGCTCACAACCTATATGTGCCTGTATTCTTGTATAAAACCCTAAACTTTATACACTTCAACGGCCATTTTCTAGTAAACTTATAGGAAAACACCATGGAAACAACTTATGATCAGATACACATCTATGGGCAATTGTGATTGGCTAGTAAGAAAACCCGCGAATACTTCGTTTTTCTAACGGCTGTTATGATTGGACATTTTATTATCATGAGCTGCGGTTAGTGTGGTCAGTGGTTTAAATTGTAAGCGCAGGcttcgaataaaaaaaaagtccaaACAAAAACATGGCGGACGAAGATTTGGAAGATGGTACTTGCTCACCAACTTGGAGCGATTTGGATGGTGTTTCTGTTTGTACTACGCCAGAAATTCCAAGTGAgcagcaaaaacaaacaaccaaGGAAAGCTACGATGAAGATAAGTTTACAAATGATGGAGAATTTCTAGAGGGAAATACACCGGAAAACTACGACGATAATATTTTGAGAGATGATTCTGATAGCGACATAAGACTAGAACCTATATCATCTGAAAAGGATGGTAAACAATTCGCGGCTTTAATACATGAAGAGTCAGATAGCAGGACATACGGTTACACATCAAATGGGACGCCGCTATCTTTCGCCGAAGAAAAAACTGATGCTACGAACAAGAGTGAACAAGAACCTATTTTAGTTTTACCAGATTTAAATGGCGATGATATCAACAACATCGCAGAAAAAGATATACCGCGACTTCTCTCAGATCCAGAAGGCACGGAATTCAGGCATAGACATGTCAGCGAAAAGGTGCCACATGTCGAAGAGCTTCCACAAACCCCAGAGGTTAACCCGCCATTAGAGCAAGGCCAAACAGCTGTGCGAACTGAGAAGCCACTGAGGGAAGACCGGTCAAACAGAGGTCTTTTAGTCCCAAAGCACAGCCTAAAAAGTTAGTTGATTTTGTGATATTTATGACGAAAGAAAAAGTGAATAATTCTACCAGGAGATAGCACGTTTGTGTAGTCATTTAAATACTGTATTCTACCTGGTTTCAGCTCTTCATGTGCTTCAATCAATAACCATACCATTTATAATGATTTCTTTTGGATGTAAAATAAAGACATAAATTATTATAAGTACATTTGATATGTTCACTGGCAGCAACAGAATTCGTTCTGATTTTATTCACAGATCTTTcatttttaaagtattttgTGGATGAAGTATGTCGAGGGTATGTCTTGGAACTTGATGAGGACAGATATGcagagaaaagagaaaaggtTTATACTTTTCTTAAAATACCAAGAGAAGTTGAAAAGGTAATATTGATTTGTTGAAATGAAAATGCTTCAAAGGGATTGGAAGGAATATCTTAATTTTGTTTGTGAAATTATTCTGTCACCATGTTGCACATACCAAAATCTAATGAACATCCTCTTTGTCATCTTCAGCTCATGACGTTTGGTTTCATGTTATGCCTGGATTGCTTTGTATTCATCTTCACCTTTTTGCCAGTCAGGATGGTAATTGCTGTCTGGAAACTCGTAACTGGTTTCTTGCTATGTAAAAAGTAAGACCTCCCTTCAGTATTTGAATCTGCAACTACAGTATCTATAACTGTTTGATTGATATGTTGGCCAAAATGCTAAAATATACTTGTTAGTACTGAAGTTTTGTTATATCCTTTTCATCTTATTTTCAGGACAAGATTATTGGAGCCTACACAAATTTGTGATCTATTAAAAGGTAGCCTTCTTTCCCCTTTATAAGTACAAACAACAAGTTTTTAGTTAACGTGACACTAAATAGTAGAAAATTGCTATATAAATTCTTGGTTGCTTGAAAAAACTCACTGTACAGTGGTTTGGTAACCTTCAAAGAGCACTTGGACTTGGATATTGTTCTTTGATATTTAATTTGTTGCTATACTCATATATCACATGTTTCTTAggcttaattattattatcgtgGCTCCATGCCTGCTTTCATCTGCTTTGACTTTCAAGTGTTGTACTAATATCATGTTTGTATTCCAGGCTGTATTATGATGGTTGCATGCCTACTTCTTGAGTATGTGGACTTCTCTGTCTTGTACCATATTGTGCGGGGACAGTCGGTTATCAAGCTTTATGTCATTTACAATATGCTAGAGGTACGTTGTGCTACAGGGGACTGTTTAATCTCTTGAAGTAATTATCTGACCATCAAtaactttatttttaacttGCTTGTTGTTTATCAAGATTTAAAAGGCAAGGCTTTTGGAGTGCATTAACCACCCTTAGCAACAGAATTGTTAAAATTAAAGTGACATTACACACATTTGTACCCTTGTCTTAGGGAATCCTTGCAAACCTTTTGCAGTATCTCCTGTATATGCTTtaattgtttcatttttttgcaGGTTGCTGATAGATTGTTCTCGTCATTTGGCCAAGATATCCTCGATGCACTTTTCTGGACAGCAACAGAACCCAGAGACAGAAAAAGGCAACACATAGGCACACTGCCACACTTTGCACTTGGAGTTTTCTATGTGTGTATCCtttatcaacaacaacaacaacaataaaaagaaaagcaaCACTAACATAAGCCcatgataaaaaacaattaatcATGATTGACAACTTCATGTGAATACTGGTGATGATAAGTGGATGCATCCATGATTCTCGACAATACCCACTTGCAGACTTATTAAATGTTGTGTCTCAAATTGTTCTGGGTTGGTCCTCAGCAGCCTCTTGTAAGTCAAACATATTCTGGTAGTAGACCTCCCTTGGCTCCTCGAtttgttatcttttatttgtccTTGACCATAAGTGTATCAGTTCTTCATGGCGTCCTTGTGCTGTTCCAAGCAACCTGCCTTAATGTTGCTGTTAATTCCCACAATAAGGCATTGCTTGTCATCATGATATCCAACCAGGTGAGTGGACCATTTGCTGTGCAGCATATCTCGGTAGAGAGGACATACTGTATAAGTGAAAACCTGTTAGGCTaggtgggagggggagggggcacattACAAGGAATATATGGAGATGTTCTATTATTAGAGGGGGCTAAAGCCCACCAGCCCCCCATATGCACGGCCCATGTGAAAAGACTAAggggaacctggattttacaatactggattttacgatactggATTGCACgataacctcgattttacgatgacGTTTCTTTCTCCCGGctaaaatacagtgaaatgtatGAGAAATGACCTCGATCTAACGATATAGTGCAAAATAATGAATTCATAATGCTCGGTCACGTTTCATTTTGCGCTCTCTTTCTGGCATTCTCGTCGCCATCGAATCGCTCCTACTTCTTCGACACCAGCAGGGACTCAAATCTAAACACCGTAGGCACGTCTGGATGCAAAAATTTGGCCGAAAATGCTACAATCTGCCCAGCAATCacagtttttaattttgtcaTCGGGTCAACTTCACGAAAGACGGTGTCCACGCTTCATTTCCATCACAAGGCCTTGACTCTAAGCTCTAACGAGTTGTTGTTCTGTGGGCATCGATGGAAtgtcaatattttctttctgaCGCCGCCTGTTTATCGTTTGGTATGTTTCTCACATCGCTCCAAGATCCGGCGTGCGAAGTGCCCGTGCACATACTACGCAAAACACTACTTCCTCGTTCCATTGTCTGCTCCAAGGCGATTTGGTATTCAAGTTAAACCCAGGCCATCCTACAACTAGCGGCCCTTCTGATACACGTTCCAACCGTAAATCACTAAAATGTGGTCTACTTAACGCCAGGAGCCTTAATGGTTCGCGCAAGGTGGGAAACGACTTGGTTAACGATCTAATGGAGTTTAAAAAGCTTGTCTACGCAAATGACTTTGACATCATCAGTGGACATGGCTCACTGAAAAAATATTCGACTCTGAGATTCTGGACAAGGGATATGTTCTTTATCGCCATGATCGTGTAGGAAGGATTGGTGGTGGAGTGTTACTAGCTATTAAGAACTGCTATGTTTGCCGTCACAGATCAGATCTAGAATCGAAACTGGAGATGGTTGCGGTTGAAGTAAACCTTCCGTTCTCCTCTAAAGTCTTGATAAGCACCGTGTATAGACCTCCGGACGGCACCCCTAGCTACGACTTGCAGTCTGTTAGTCAGCTTGAATGCCACCTGAGGCGCCCTGCTCAACTTCATCGGAGTCAGTTGCTCTTGCTAGGGGATTTCTATTACCCGAATATCACTTGGACAGACGGCTGTGGGTTCTCGAGTTATCCCAATTCTGCCGATCACGCCTACTGCGAGTCCCTCCTTAAACACCCATTAGTACAGATGAACACCCTTCCAACACGCCTTGACAACATTCTGGACTTAGTGATCACGAACAAAGGAACACCTCTCTGACCTCCTGGATGACTCGCAACACGGCTTCCTCCAGGGCCGCTCCACCGTTACGCAGCTGCTGGCCTTCTACCATCAGATAGGGCAGGCCCTGGATCCCGGTCTCCAGTCTTACATTGTGTTTCTTGATCTTGCGAAAGCGTTCGATAGCGTTTCCCACCAGAGGCTTCTATGGAAGCTCTCACGCTATGGTATTTCAGGTAACTTACTCCAGTGGCTCAACAGTTACCTGATCGGACGAGGCCAAAGGTGTGTAGTCCATGTTCACACATCAAGCAGATCTGCCGTCCCTTCTGGGGTGCTTTCTGGGCCCACTATTGTTCCTTGCGTACATCAATGATCTACCTATGGTTGCTGAAAACCCCATTGCTCTGTTCGCCGATTACTTCAAGTGCTACAACACTGTCACCACCGTTCAAGACTGTGTCTCGCTGCAAGAGGATCTTAACGCCATCCACAGCTCGAGTGacgcctagaggctaaagttCAATGCAGAGAAGTGCGAGATTCTCACTATAACTCGCAAGTATGCTCCTGTGGTCTTCAAATACAAACTGAATACAAACGCCCTAAAACATGTAAAAAAGGTTAGGGATCTTTGTATCACTGTTACTAGTGACCTCAAGTGGGAATCCCACATTCGCAATGTCACAGCAAAGGGTTTTAGAACACTAGGATTTCTACGCCGCCATTGCTTAGACACATTTAGCGAGAACCACAAGCGCACTCTCTACCTCACGTTTGTACGGCCACATGTAGGTTATGCTAGTGAAATTTGGGCACCTCAGGCTATAGATAGCATAAAATTTACTAGATTTACTAGAAACTAGATTTATTTTAAACACCAGTATACAGGAACGGTTAAGTAAACTGAACCTGCTACCACTATCCTACTGGCATGAGATGAAGGACATCttcttttattacaaatgcTGTGAAGGCTTTTACAATTTCAACATAGAATTGTTTGTCAAATCTAAGTCAACTAGACTAACCCGCCACAGCTCTGCACTCGATCTCTCTGTTCCTAAATGTCGCACCAAACTTTTTCAATCAAGCTACTTCAATTGTATCCCTCAACTGTGGAATAATCTATCTACGTCTACTCGCTCTGCTAGCTCACTTAACCAGTTTAAATCCTTTTTAACCCACCACTACTTATCTGCATTTACTAACAGCTACGACACAGCTAACACTAGCACCTGGAAATCCATTTGCCCCGAGTGCTCCTCTTCCCGCAACCTTACTGTCTCTTCTGCTCATAACTGCTGCTACTAATGTCAATTTTATCacaattttatattattattgttacaaACCATGTACATagttgtttatattttaccTATCAATATCCTTATTTCACATAATTGCTCACATCTTAGTTTTGTTAAATAGTTTTAGATTTAGATTAGATTAGTTATTAATTATAGATTTATCTTAGTCGAAGGGTTACACTTGAGGGTCTAAGGGTTACACTTGAGTTGGAGCCGTGCTCTGTTGTGTCAACCTTACCGCTATTACAATATGTGTAATAGTGGTAGAAgccttataaataaataaatagaaagcGTGAACTTTATGTTGAGCCAAGCTCTGTTGTGTTTCCCCCACCATTTATATGTAGTTAGTACTAtttaatctttgtttttaCGGTGAAAgtttgtaaataaataaataaaatattggatACAACAATATTATCGGTTTAAcgatacaaatctgttctcccAACCGTAATTTTGACCTCAGTACAACAATTTTACTGATTCTGTTATCTTTGTTTTTACGGTGAAAgtttgtaaataaataaataaataaataaataaataaataaataaataaataaataaaatattggatACAACAATATTATCGGTTTAACGATACACATCTGTTCTCCAAACCGTAATTTTGACCTCAATACAACAATATTACTGATTCTGTCTAtcaaaaaagagagaaaaactcaACACCACACACATGCAGCAAGTTAACTTAACTTAAAATCATTATCGATTTTCTTGACTTGACAGATCTTGTTAAATGCAGATTACAGTTTACAGAGAGTAACTGTACAGTCTTGCACAGAGTAcagttacaatattattattttgtaaacttGATAACTAACCCAACCTCGCtacaacaatattttcaatggattttTCTTTATATCGCAAAATCGAGGACCTCTTTCTAACAATACCTCGATTTTACATTTTCTCCCGAGGCACattgtaaaatccaggttccactgtctTCCACTGTGTTCCACTGTCTTCTTCAGCATTCAGAAATTAAACCAGATACTGTATGACAATGAATAATATATAACCCAATGATCAGGTACAAAAAGacagttttgtaaaaaaataaataataaagaatGAAGGCAACAATTCAACCTCAAATACACCTTCTCCCACTATACCCAATTTAATAGGAAACATTTTCTGTTATTATCTTTCAGTTTCTAGAGCTGAAAGCAAGTGTTTTTAAAAGATCTGAGAAAAACAACCTTTTCCAGATGGCATGTAGTGGTGAGTGTATTCAAGATAGATCATGGCTTTACAGTAGCAGTCTGTGTGTGCTGAGCTGGGGTAAGCCTCTATCATTGCTTTTCCTCACGCCCCCACTTGCTGCAACCCTTCTTCGTGATTGATAACTAACAGAAACTTCATTACTAGAAGGATTTTGGATAATGACATATccctttattattgtttacatatgaaaaacacaaaaataaaaatgtaccATGAAAATAACCATATCTACCATATTTTTATAGCAATTAACGTGGTTAtttacttaattttttttctagatatAAGGGAGCGGTTCCATTATCTTATATTGGTTACTATTGTTGCTCTGAGGAATTTAACAGAGTTCAATTGGAACATGGGTAAGTTTCTTTACATGcctaataaaatataatgtaAAAAGAACCTTGATTTAGCAAACTCTGCCAGCTAAGGAAGAAATTATAGCTGGCTGAATTATGGCTTGTAAATACTAGAGACTTCACTCCACATTCTCAGGCTCCAATTCCTACCAAAGTAGCAGACGAATCCCTTTTACACACCACCCTTACATCATACATTCTGACCATTCCTTGTTTCTTCCTTCCAGACCACCTTTACATCATCATGCCATATCTTCTGGCTACTTTATCCTCAGAATATTTTGTTGATTGGGTCAAGCATGCTTTCATCACCAAGTTCAATGATATTCCAGCTGAGGTAAGTAGTATAGCAGGGACCAAATAGTCCTTTTTTGTCACCGCATGGAGGTCTTTTTGGCAGAGTTTCTGTTATTATCATTTATGTATTTGTTGTTATTTAACAATAGTGGTGGTAGAGGATTAAGTAAAGTGAACCTTTTCTTTTGAAAGAAACCAACGCTGTGAGAATTCACAGTCCCCTCTCAAGGGGAAAACCTGTTGGCAAACTACACTTTCATGTATTTTGTATTCTGTGTTCATGGATTGAATAATATCTTCAGGTCTACAGAGAATACAGATCACGTCTTGCACAGGATGCTACCTCAAGTCGCGAGAAAAATGTGAGTTTTCTATTTTCCATGATTATCCTACAAGTGCCTGACACAGCAATAGCCAGGCTTGGGTGCGGTTATCGAGCTATGCtcagacatttttttatagataatATCAAAGACAGACTATTAGATCTTTTAAAGGTGTATGGttattttttaagaaatgaAATCCCACACTTGAATGCAGGATTCGAAAATACTATTTATAAGAACTATGCCGGAAAAAATATGACAGTCACCCCTAAGGGGATTTCAAATTAGTTCGAATTGGTAGACGAGTCAATATTGCGATGGGAAGACCAAGGCATATGGGAGTACGCTTTAACATTTCACCTCTAGTTATCGGGGTGAGTATTACATTACatggaggaaaaaaaaacatggagtTATCGAAGGTTCGAGTTTACATGTGTAACTTTCCAAGCTATCCTCGTTGTCCGGTCACAGGGCAGAGTGTCGTTGAGAAGTCCGCAAGGCTAGGGTGGGAGGTCCACCACAGCCACATATCCCATCTCCTATTACTAAGCACCGTGCTTATGGCCTGTGTTCTTACTAAGCACCGTGCTTATGGCCTGTGTTCTTACTAAGCACCGTGCTTATGGCCTGTGTTCTTACTAAGCACCGTGCTTATGGCGTGTGTTCTTACTTAGCACCGTGCTTATGGCCTGTGTTCTTACTAAGCACCGTGCTTATGGCCTGTGTTCTTAGTTAGCACCGTGCTTATGGCCTGTGTTCTTACTAAGCACCGTGCTTATGGCCTGTGTTCTTACTAAGAACCGTGCTTATGGCCTGTGTTCTTACTAAGCACCGTGCTTATGGCCTGTGTTCTTACTTAGCACCGTGCTTATGGCGTGTGTTCTTACTTAGCACCGTGCTTATGGCGTGTGTTCTTACTAAGCACCGTGCTTATGGCCTGTGTTCTTACTAAGAACCGTGCTTATGGCCTGTGTTCTTACTAAGCACCGTGCTTATGGCCTGTGTTCTTACTAAGCACCGTGCTTATGGCCTGTGTTCTTACTTAGCACCGTGCTTATGGCCTGTGTTCTTACTAAGCACCGTGCTCATGGCCTGTGTTCTTACTTAGCACCGTGCTCATGGCCTGTGTTCTTACTTAGCACCGTGCTTATGGCCTGTGTTCTTACTAAGCACCGTGCTTATGGCCTGTGTTCTTACTAAGCACCGTGCTTATGGCCTGTGTTCTTACTAAGCACCGTGCTTATGGCCTGTGTTCTTACTTAGCACCGTGCTTATGGCCTGTGTTCTGGAGATGGGTCTACCTGCACTGTGATCGGACGTATAGACCAGATCAACAAATTCTATACATATAGATACCAGTGATTTACATTTATCTATAATTCGCGTTTATTCGTCATTTTGTAAAGATGTCGCTGATGACCTTGTAATTCAGGCTTAGCCTGCGACAAGGTCTAATAAACATTGATTTATGAAGCAAAATAAAGGGAAATGGATTTGGTTCGATTTATCAGAAGTTAATTGTAGTTGAATTTGCAGACTAAACACGAAACCTAACACGAACCTATCTGGATGAACACATTTTTCCGAAATATAACATAGCTTACTTaattaaaatgataaatataCCTAAATATAGTCTCTAAAAGCACTCTTTAGAGTGCACAAATAAAAGCGTCATCCATCACAGTCGAAGTGGTAAAAACGAACATCAATATTTTTACTGCTTCCTTTTATcctttatattatattaagaaTCCGGTGCAACTTGTACAAAAGTAGCCCCATGTATAATCCCAGAACCATTAGCgcatttagtttttttttaagggatTATGATGGTTTTAGGAGGGTCATTTTTGTACAAATCCGTTTACAGGGAGATCTTATTACTGCAACATAATCTTCACTGATAGACCCGTAGTCGGCCACAACAAGCACATAAAGCAGCAGGT contains the following coding sequences:
- the LOC5515019 gene encoding transmembrane anterior posterior transformation protein 1 homolog — encoded protein: MADEDLEDGTCSPTWSDLDGVSVCTTPEIPSEQQKQTTKESYDEDKFTNDGEFLEGNTPENYDDNILRDDSDSDIRLEPISSEKDGKQFAALIHEESDSRTYGYTSNGTPLSFAEEKTDATNKSEQEPILVLPDLNGDDINNIAEKDIPRLLSDPEGTEFRHRHVSEKVPHVEELPQTPEVNPPLEQGQTAVRTEKPLREDRSNRGLLVPKHSLKNLSFLKYFVDEVCRGYVLELDEDRYAEKREKVYTFLKIPREVEKLMTFGFMLCLDCFVFIFTFLPVRMVIAVWKLVTGFLLCKKTRLLEPTQICDLLKGCIMMVACLLLEYVDFSVLYHIVRGQSVIKLYVIYNMLEVADRLFSSFGQDILDALFWTATEPRDRKRQHIGTLPHFALGVFYVFLHGVLVLFQATCLNVAVNSHNKALLVIMISNQFLELKASVFKRSEKNNLFQMACSDIRERFHYLILVTIVALRNLTEFNWNMDHLYIIMPYLLATLSSEYFVDWVKHAFITKFNDIPAEVYREYRSRLAQDATSSREKNAHSDHFDLVSRRMGFIPLPLGALIIRVVKHSIHIHGVGGVALAMSTYFFLLSLKILNSIVLLGKAATYATEFPAEDPPKSGPVPPIPNPRSTQAPQSSVASSQHAPGSQPDQQGGGKSQNGGNGNRTKTLAEIDRYTLCSKEIVIF